A stretch of Imperialibacter roseus DNA encodes these proteins:
- a CDS encoding NAD(P)/FAD-dependent oxidoreductase: protein MRDVIIIGGGLAGLVNSILLTRTGLDVLLIEKKSYPFHRVCGEYISNEVMPFLRRNGLYPDDFEPASIKQFSLSAISGKQASVPLSMGGFGISRFQFDQFLYEKALQSGVEFALSQSVDHVSREGQHFVVSYGNGQSASSTLVIGAHGKRSKIDKQLNRPFIEKRSPFIGVKYHVKTDFPKDLIALHNFPGGYCGISKVENDTYNVCYLSRTQNLKAFGSISEMEMAVLYQNPRLKELFENSDFLFDAPEVINEISFEKKETVSNSILMSGDSAGLITPLCGNGMAMAIHSAKILSEVIISQRRNDGFGLAAIEKEYAQKWKQQFAGRLWVGRQSQNLFGTHFTSNIGVGLVGGLPFLAKRIIAQTHGRPF, encoded by the coding sequence ATGAGAGACGTAATAATTATCGGAGGTGGGCTTGCAGGACTGGTCAACAGCATTTTGCTGACCAGGACAGGGCTTGACGTGCTCCTGATAGAGAAAAAAAGCTACCCCTTTCATAGGGTCTGTGGAGAATACATTTCGAATGAGGTGATGCCTTTTTTGCGACGCAACGGGCTCTATCCCGATGATTTCGAACCAGCCTCCATCAAACAATTCAGCCTATCGGCCATCTCTGGCAAGCAGGCCTCAGTGCCCCTTTCTATGGGTGGCTTTGGCATCAGCCGGTTTCAATTCGATCAGTTCCTTTATGAGAAGGCACTGCAGAGCGGTGTAGAGTTTGCGCTCAGTCAATCTGTTGACCACGTATCAAGAGAAGGCCAGCATTTTGTCGTAAGCTATGGCAACGGTCAATCGGCCAGCAGCACGCTGGTGATTGGGGCGCATGGCAAAAGATCCAAAATTGACAAGCAGCTCAACAGGCCCTTTATCGAAAAAAGATCCCCCTTTATTGGCGTGAAGTATCACGTGAAAACTGACTTCCCAAAGGATTTGATCGCCCTTCACAATTTCCCGGGAGGATATTGCGGGATAAGTAAGGTTGAAAATGATACCTACAATGTTTGCTACCTGAGCCGCACCCAAAACCTGAAGGCCTTTGGAAGTATATCAGAAATGGAAATGGCTGTGCTTTACCAAAACCCGAGGCTCAAAGAGCTTTTCGAAAATTCCGACTTCCTATTTGACGCCCCTGAGGTGATCAACGAAATTTCTTTTGAGAAGAAAGAGACAGTCAGCAACAGCATCCTGATGTCGGGCGACTCGGCTGGGCTGATCACACCCTTGTGTGGCAACGGTATGGCTATGGCCATTCATTCGGCTAAAATTCTCTCGGAAGTAATTATCTCTCAGCGCCGGAATGATGGCTTTGGGCTGGCGGCCATTGAAAAAGAATATGCTCAGAAGTGGAAGCAGCAATTTGCCGGCCGGCTTTGGGTAGGCCGACAGTCACAAAATCTTTTCGGTACTCATTTTACCTCCAATATTGGAGTGGGGTTGGTGGGTGGCTTGCCATTTTTAGCCAAACGCATCATCGCTCAAACACATGGCCGACCTTTCTAG
- a CDS encoding UbiA family prenyltransferase translates to MLQKSYTLQKSTWLHLRIPFSFYLLPVFVFACATVKPNGLLLTGLIFLILHLFLYPASNGFNSYFDKDEESIGGLEHPPKVSEELYWTSLIFDAVALIAGFMINWVFAMMLFGYGLASKAYSHPLTRWKKKPLLGWLVAGFFQGYFTFMLVVVGLKDFSPELFLNAKYFVPAFLSSALLWGSYPMTQVYQHEEDGRRGDETLSRKLGVLGTFHFTAICFTAASGGFFYYFLTSYGMTTALAFAVAMVPVLAYFLWWYASVRNDRKQANFRNTMRLNFYSAICLNLFFSWLWLFT, encoded by the coding sequence ATGTTACAAAAGTCTTATACGCTACAAAAGTCTACCTGGCTTCATCTTCGAATCCCGTTTTCTTTTTACTTATTGCCGGTATTTGTATTTGCCTGTGCAACTGTAAAGCCAAATGGCCTTTTATTGACAGGGCTTATTTTTTTAATTCTTCACCTTTTTCTTTACCCCGCCAGCAATGGCTTTAACTCCTATTTTGATAAAGATGAAGAAAGCATTGGTGGTTTGGAGCATCCACCAAAAGTATCTGAAGAACTTTACTGGACGTCGCTGATCTTCGATGCCGTAGCCCTTATTGCTGGGTTCATGATTAATTGGGTATTTGCAATGATGCTTTTTGGCTATGGACTGGCGTCGAAAGCCTACAGCCATCCGCTTACTCGTTGGAAAAAGAAGCCATTACTTGGCTGGCTTGTGGCTGGCTTTTTTCAAGGGTATTTCACGTTTATGCTGGTAGTAGTAGGCTTGAAAGACTTTTCCCCTGAGTTATTTCTGAACGCCAAATATTTCGTGCCGGCTTTTTTATCCTCTGCCTTGCTTTGGGGTTCGTATCCTATGACCCAGGTGTATCAGCACGAGGAGGACGGAAGAAGAGGAGATGAGACGCTGAGCCGTAAGCTTGGTGTTTTGGGCACTTTTCATTTTACAGCCATCTGTTTCACTGCAGCGAGCGGCGGCTTTTTCTACTATTTTTTGACGAGCTACGGAATGACCACCGCATTGGCTTTTGCAGTGGCCATGGTGCCGGTGCTCGCCTACTTTCTCTGGTGGTATGCAAGTGTGCGAAACGATAGAAAGCAGGCAAACTTTAGGAATACCATGCGGCTGAACTTCTATTCTGCCATCTGTCTCAATCTGTTTTTTTCCTGGCTTTGGTTGTTTACCTAG
- a CDS encoding type III polyketide synthase has translation MESNILGIGTATPAHRFCQSEILGFMIKAHGLTGKDATRLEALYRASGIRYRHSVLDDYGAAVDDFTFYPKNERLEPFPTISPRMERYRQEALPLCLEAVSNLEKAIGLKANWQEEITHLVTVSCTGMYAPGLDLELLKQLGLTGDVQRTAINFMGCYAAFNAMKVADNICRSHNGAQVLVVCVELCTLHFQNQPTEDNLLANALFADGAAAMLISGKKKNGVNLTLANFHCDVDTTGENDMAWQIGDFGFEMKLSSYVPDIIKGGISKLTQKLLRQHGGSEATVDYFAIHPGGKRILEAIEEAVGIKKEQNWAAYETLREFGNMSSPTVLFVLKRIMESLSEKDDGKKVLSFAFGPGLTLESMLLEINVEGHA, from the coding sequence ATGGAATCTAATATTCTCGGAATAGGCACTGCTACCCCCGCTCATCGCTTTTGTCAAAGCGAGATTCTGGGGTTTATGATTAAAGCGCACGGGCTAACCGGGAAAGATGCCACAAGACTGGAGGCACTCTATCGGGCCTCCGGTATTCGATACCGCCATTCGGTGCTCGACGACTATGGTGCGGCAGTAGATGACTTCACTTTCTACCCCAAAAATGAGCGGCTGGAGCCATTTCCCACTATCAGCCCAAGAATGGAGCGGTACAGGCAGGAGGCACTTCCTCTTTGCCTAGAGGCCGTGAGCAATCTTGAGAAGGCCATCGGGCTGAAGGCAAACTGGCAAGAGGAGATAACGCACCTTGTTACTGTTAGCTGCACGGGCATGTATGCTCCGGGGCTTGACCTTGAGTTGCTAAAACAGCTCGGTTTAACAGGTGATGTGCAACGCACAGCCATCAACTTTATGGGTTGCTACGCTGCATTCAATGCCATGAAAGTGGCCGACAACATCTGTCGCTCGCACAATGGGGCACAAGTACTTGTCGTTTGCGTGGAGCTGTGCACATTGCACTTTCAGAACCAGCCCACGGAAGACAACCTACTGGCCAATGCCCTTTTCGCTGATGGAGCGGCAGCCATGCTTATATCCGGAAAAAAGAAGAACGGAGTCAATCTCACCCTGGCAAACTTCCATTGTGATGTCGACACAACCGGAGAAAATGACATGGCCTGGCAAATTGGCGACTTTGGCTTCGAGATGAAGCTTTCCTCCTATGTACCCGACATTATTAAGGGCGGCATCAGCAAACTCACCCAAAAGCTTCTGCGACAACACGGTGGTTCTGAGGCTACAGTCGACTATTTTGCCATTCACCCGGGTGGCAAACGGATACTTGAAGCCATAGAAGAAGCAGTCGGTATAAAAAAAGAGCAAAACTGGGCGGCTTATGAAACACTGCGTGAGTTCGGCAATATGTCATCCCCGACCGTGTTATTCGTTCTGAAAAGGATCATGGAAAGCCTCTCGGAAAAAGATGACGGAAAAAAGGTATTGAGTTTTGCATTTGGGCCTGGCCTAACACTTGAAAGTATGCTGCTTGAAATCAACGTCGAGGGCCATGCCTGA
- a CDS encoding methyltransferase domain-containing protein, with product MPDFSQRSTALEWMDDLSSSGDIIVQTLKELDTINRLLGGNNISLTGLKKLLSRHPEKRKEKIVIADIGCGGGDIMKLLAGWGRKNNLQLELIGIDANPHVLEYARQNTKDFPEIRFEQIDIYSKAFSKLKFDIIHTSLFTHHFPEPELVAFYSQWVGQVNMGIINNDLHRHWFAYHSIDWLTRMFSRSPMVKYDARLSVLRSFLKADLEHILHKAGIQSYDIQWKWAFRWELVIYA from the coding sequence ATGCCTGATTTCTCCCAACGCTCAACAGCATTAGAATGGATGGATGACCTGAGCTCCTCAGGAGACATTATTGTGCAAACTCTCAAAGAGCTCGACACCATCAACAGATTACTTGGCGGCAACAATATCAGCCTGACTGGGCTAAAAAAGCTACTAAGTCGGCACCCCGAAAAACGAAAGGAAAAAATAGTGATTGCCGATATTGGCTGCGGAGGTGGCGATATCATGAAGCTGCTGGCCGGGTGGGGTAGAAAAAACAATCTACAGCTGGAGTTGATAGGCATTGATGCCAATCCTCATGTGCTGGAATATGCCCGGCAGAACACGAAAGATTTTCCTGAAATCAGGTTTGAACAGATTGACATTTACTCGAAGGCATTTTCCAAACTAAAGTTTGACATCATCCACACCAGCTTGTTCACACATCATTTTCCCGAGCCCGAGCTTGTTGCCTTTTACTCACAGTGGGTCGGGCAGGTGAATATGGGCATTATCAACAATGACCTGCACCGCCACTGGTTTGCGTACCACTCCATCGATTGGTTAACAAGAATGTTTTCCCGCTCACCCATGGTGAAATACGACGCCCGGCTATCGGTACTCAGGTCGTTTCTCAAGGCAGACCTTGAGCATATTCTTCACAAAGCCGGCATTCAGTCCTACGATATTCAATGGAAATGGGCGTTCCGTTGGGAATTAGTCATATATGCCTGA
- a CDS encoding cation diffusion facilitator family transporter encodes MAHQHGHHHGHHHHHEHDSSGKLRAVFFINLIFAILELIGGLLTNSMAILSDALHDLGDSMAIGLSWIFERISRKKRDKNFSYGYKRFSLISATISGLILFAGSVIIIIEAIPRFWNPEPVQTFGMLIFSVLGILVNGAAAWKMWGGKTANEKVVRWHLLEDVLGWVAVLIGSIVIHFTDWYFIDPLLSIGIAVFILFGVYRTLSETITIFLQAVPDDLSVKAIHDQLMTIDHVSDVHDIHVWTMDGQYNVLSCHLVVEDDASAQVVAAVKREARKVAASFGINHQTFEVETRDDVCEYEDC; translated from the coding sequence ATGGCGCATCAGCACGGACACCATCATGGGCATCACCACCACCACGAGCACGACAGCTCTGGTAAGCTAAGGGCTGTTTTTTTCATCAATCTGATCTTTGCCATTCTCGAGCTGATAGGTGGGCTGCTGACAAATTCCATGGCTATTTTATCGGACGCCCTTCACGATTTGGGCGACTCTATGGCCATAGGGCTCAGTTGGATTTTTGAGCGGATTTCCAGAAAAAAAAGAGACAAAAACTTTAGCTACGGTTACAAGCGCTTCTCTCTTATTTCGGCCACCATAAGTGGCCTCATTCTTTTTGCCGGTTCGGTCATCATCATCATCGAAGCCATTCCACGTTTCTGGAACCCAGAGCCGGTGCAAACTTTTGGCATGCTGATTTTTTCTGTGTTGGGTATCCTGGTCAACGGTGCTGCTGCGTGGAAAATGTGGGGCGGGAAAACCGCCAACGAAAAAGTAGTACGGTGGCACCTCCTGGAAGATGTGCTTGGCTGGGTAGCAGTGCTGATTGGCTCCATTGTTATTCATTTTACCGACTGGTATTTTATCGATCCTTTGTTGTCAATAGGCATAGCGGTTTTCATTTTGTTTGGCGTGTACCGCACATTGAGCGAAACCATCACTATATTTTTGCAGGCTGTGCCAGACGATCTATCCGTGAAGGCAATCCACGATCAGCTAATGACCATCGATCACGTGAGCGATGTTCATGATATTCATGTGTGGACGATGGACGGACAATACAATGTACTTTCCTGCCACCTGGTAGTGGAAGATGATGCTTCAGCCCAGGTTGTTGCCGCTGTTAAAAGGGAGGCCCGAAAAGTAGCCGCTTCCTTTGGCATCAACCATCAGACCTTTGAGGTGGAGACAAGGGACGACGTTTGCGAATATGAAGATTGTTAA
- a CDS encoding nitroreductase family protein, with the protein MFNTEEFNRLIKHRRSIYTGQFTGEKVDEAVIHQMLENANWAPTHGLTEPWRFTVFTGDGIQKLAAFQAELFRKVTTAQGNFNEGKYEGLKTKPLSASHIIGIGMKRDERGKIPEIEEIEAVSCAVENMYLTAAAYGVGCYWGSGGITYMEEAKSFFGLGENDKFLGFLFIGVPGSKWPEGKRGPVKEKTTWVR; encoded by the coding sequence ATGTTCAATACAGAGGAATTCAACAGACTCATTAAGCACAGGAGATCAATTTACACAGGGCAATTTACCGGCGAGAAGGTGGACGAAGCTGTTATTCACCAAATGCTGGAAAATGCCAATTGGGCACCAACTCATGGGCTTACCGAGCCCTGGAGATTTACCGTTTTCACTGGTGATGGCATTCAAAAATTGGCAGCTTTTCAGGCGGAGTTATTCAGGAAAGTAACAACCGCCCAGGGCAATTTTAACGAAGGAAAATACGAGGGGCTTAAAACCAAGCCACTGTCGGCATCTCACATTATCGGCATAGGAATGAAAAGAGATGAAAGGGGAAAAATCCCCGAGATAGAGGAAATTGAGGCGGTTTCATGCGCAGTGGAGAACATGTACCTGACGGCTGCTGCCTATGGCGTTGGCTGCTATTGGGGCTCTGGAGGAATCACTTATATGGAAGAAGCAAAATCATTTTTTGGCCTTGGCGAGAATGACAAATTTCTCGGCTTTCTCTTTATTGGAGTGCCCGGTTCAAAATGGCCCGAAGGGAAACGAGGACCCGTGAAAGAGAAAACAACCTGGGTGCGCTGA
- a CDS encoding T9SS type A sorting domain-containing protein — MKKLSLFMVSLWVHIAASNCLAQFTTSPGTTLGIAVATKVGVQANVINQGIISNTGTLYLHNDWSNVGTYGGVGIVNLFGADQSFAHNGQALASLFVNGGGSKQISSDVLITEGLVLANGLIDVNPAANFVVKSTASISGASSSSYVRGRMQISGQGNQYFPIGIGSTFTPVELIKVKGNAPVVSMEVKEPHPTGQSGLGVVEISQARYWEKTVISGEMTEGQITLPAINESFIGTMNNASIVASDELGGTYESLGQQSTSGTVDNGTVTSFEDALFSFYALASEINNSREADSVALVKLYSRANGDDWINKTDWLTTPIDTWHGVSVQGGRVVGINLADNNLTGRLTADVRKLSLAASLNFSNNQIGQGVPASAAQLTNLQTLNLAGNRLENLPDLSTLPNIQLIDVSGNLLQFDDLEPNIGLSNFNYANQGRFGTALDSLQPVHTAFVNDLPVGGSANEYQWFRRGEPVAQANSSTLTIDDLVYDNMGEYELRATSSLVPDLILASNTQRIRATASMQGRVTNADGANVANPTGAALGIRPGRYDTLGNYTGGADGLFFIPQLVLGDYLLYASQNNSVYIPTYHKRTIDWAFADVVNVRENISGVDVTMEYLPRELTPDDGDNVVLGFLDEDFGNGKMLDRKRVKGAGVSISRSRFRAKDHEDDYELVVYIQTDENGEFEISNLADGDYRINIQYPGIPIDPASFIDFQLGGGAGLEQNRISLEALVTEESLLITKVKETGIYLSYFKDLEVYPNPADKFVAIKYEQLVKGKVVAELMDLNGNSLKTMALKNEKSYTQLLDVADVNNGIYVLRFHDQLVPGRPIITYRIIISR; from the coding sequence GGCAGATCAATCGTTTGCCCACAATGGTCAGGCGCTGGCCTCTTTGTTTGTAAACGGGGGAGGGTCAAAGCAAATTTCATCCGATGTTTTAATTACTGAAGGTCTTGTACTTGCGAACGGGTTGATAGATGTAAATCCAGCAGCCAATTTTGTTGTGAAAAGCACCGCCAGTATTTCCGGCGCATCGTCGTCCAGCTACGTCCGGGGAAGAATGCAAATTTCGGGGCAGGGCAATCAATACTTTCCCATTGGCATTGGTTCTACCTTCACTCCGGTTGAGTTGATAAAAGTAAAGGGCAATGCTCCGGTAGTTTCCATGGAGGTGAAGGAACCACACCCAACTGGCCAAAGTGGCCTCGGGGTTGTGGAAATCTCACAGGCAAGGTACTGGGAGAAAACTGTTATTTCTGGCGAAATGACGGAGGGGCAAATTACCTTACCTGCAATCAACGAAAGCTTCATTGGCACGATGAACAATGCTTCGATAGTGGCATCAGATGAACTTGGTGGTACTTACGAAAGCCTGGGCCAGCAGTCTACCAGCGGCACTGTCGATAATGGCACTGTTACCAGTTTCGAAGACGCACTTTTCAGCTTTTATGCACTAGCCAGCGAAATCAACAATAGCAGGGAGGCCGACTCCGTGGCTTTGGTGAAGCTTTACTCAAGAGCAAACGGCGACGACTGGATCAACAAAACAGATTGGTTAACTACCCCGATAGATACCTGGCACGGCGTCAGCGTTCAGGGAGGAAGAGTGGTAGGCATCAACCTGGCCGATAACAACCTTACAGGACGCCTCACAGCTGATGTTAGAAAGTTGTCTTTGGCGGCCAGTCTGAACTTTTCAAATAACCAAATCGGGCAGGGTGTACCGGCCTCGGCAGCGCAGCTGACGAACCTTCAAACACTCAACCTGGCCGGCAACAGGCTGGAAAATCTTCCCGACCTTTCAACACTGCCTAATATTCAGCTAATAGATGTTTCGGGTAACCTTTTGCAATTTGATGACCTTGAACCGAACATCGGTCTTTCCAATTTTAACTACGCTAACCAGGGGAGGTTCGGAACAGCGCTGGACTCCCTTCAGCCAGTACATACAGCCTTTGTCAATGATTTGCCCGTGGGGGGCTCAGCCAACGAGTACCAATGGTTTCGGAGAGGCGAGCCGGTTGCTCAAGCCAACTCATCCACCCTCACCATCGATGATTTGGTCTACGACAATATGGGAGAATATGAGCTTCGTGCCACCAGTTCGCTGGTACCTGATCTTATCCTGGCCAGTAACACACAGCGGATAAGGGCAACAGCCAGCATGCAAGGTCGAGTAACAAACGCAGATGGAGCCAATGTTGCCAACCCTACCGGTGCTGCGCTGGGCATTAGACCCGGGCGTTACGACACCCTTGGCAATTATACCGGAGGGGCTGATGGATTATTTTTTATCCCTCAGCTTGTGTTAGGAGACTATTTGCTCTATGCCAGCCAAAACAATAGTGTTTATATTCCGACTTATCATAAAAGGACGATAGACTGGGCATTTGCCGACGTGGTAAATGTAAGAGAAAACATCTCCGGGGTTGATGTAACAATGGAGTATCTTCCAAGAGAGCTGACACCTGATGATGGCGATAATGTTGTGCTGGGATTTTTGGATGAAGATTTTGGCAATGGCAAAATGCTGGACAGGAAACGGGTGAAAGGGGCAGGTGTCAGTATCAGCCGTTCAAGGTTCAGGGCAAAAGACCATGAAGACGACTATGAATTGGTGGTGTACATTCAGACCGACGAGAACGGAGAGTTTGAAATTAGCAACCTGGCTGACGGCGATTACAGGATCAATATTCAGTACCCGGGCATTCCAATAGACCCAGCGTCATTTATCGATTTCCAGCTCGGAGGCGGAGCAGGCCTGGAGCAAAACAGGATCTCACTGGAAGCACTGGTGACGGAAGAATCGCTCCTTATTACGAAGGTGAAAGAAACAGGCATCTATTTGAGCTATTTCAAAGACCTTGAAGTGTATCCTAACCCGGCTGACAAATTCGTTGCCATCAAATATGAGCAGCTGGTTAAAGGAAAAGTGGTGGCTGAGTTGATGGACCTGAACGGGAACAGCCTGAAAACTATGGCGCTGAAAAACGAAAAGAGCTACACGCAATTGTTGGACGTTGCGGATGTCAATAATGGGATATACGTCCTTCGTTTTCATGATCAACTGGTTCCTGGCAGGCCAATAATTACCTACAGAATAATTATTTCCCGGTAA